The genomic stretch GTTAGAATTTTTTTCATgtatataaagtttgatttatacTTAATCTCAGTCAGCTCCAACAGAAATGTGATTTTTAAGATTCTCTGAAAGTGGTCATGTAATAGTGGAAAATGGAGGATTCAGTTTTGAAGTGATTTACATGAAAAAGATTTTACAATTTTTGTTTTACCTCTCTTTCAAGCAAAAAAAAACTTTTGGCAAAATTGTACAAAAGATATTATATTCTCATAATTTATATTCATTATCCTAATTAAATTCAGTAGGGATATTATGCTATTTAATATTTGTTTCCAcgcattgaattttttttatagaattcaTGGCATAAATGTTGCATCATAatgcaaattatttttaataattggcTTTTAattgcctttttatttttatcCTTTAGAATCCTAATATCTTCTATTGAATATCTTCAATCTTTATTATATATTtggtttaaatttaaatttattgacTTTTTATTGTAACAATTTATTGGCATTTATTGAGCCaccatttaattttctttttcaaattcaaattattcTTGACATTTATTGAGCCACCATTTAATTGAGCCATTCTAAATTACACTACAATCAATGTGAGAAATTGAGTCACTATTTAGTTGAGTCATTCTAAGTTACACTACAAATAAATtgtcaaattaaataaattaaataaagaagaaataataaaatattattaagaatAAAAACTTAGTAATCAATAAAAACGATTTGACTCTCTCCTTTCTTTCGTTTTCTCTTTCGATATTTTTAGATCTTCTTTGTGATTTTTCTACTAATATCTACAATAATAaatgttaaattattatttaatattataatttgtttttttgacattcttatatctattttttttattttttcgtactgatatctacaataataaatattatactattatttaataatgtaattttttattatttataataaatttatattaaagcaAAGCCGaatgtattattaaaattattatttaatacagttgattaaaattgaaaaaattattgtttatacaaatatttttaaaactcaaTAGATAAATGTATTcacaaattaaaataatgtatcaCCTCAATAGATAAATGTATTcacaaattaaaataatgttgatacagttgattttataaaccagaataaattataaatatttgcaTAAAAGGGAATAGTCAACTATAAATACAATTGATgtaataaacgggaataagttacaaatatttttataaataaaaatagtctattgttgatacaattttttttatagacgGGAAAAGTCTACtattaatacaattatatttataaacgtgaataagttaaaaatatttttataaatgcgaaaaagtatattggtgatacaattatttttataaacaaaaacaagttacaaatattttaataaacaagtaaaatctactaattatttttataaaattattttacccaGCGTTGGATTAAATAAGTGTTTTTATAAACGGGttctaagtatttttatattgGATCAAATAAGTACAGTGTTGTTATATTACTTTAATCAATGCATAAAGGTTGCtacatattttttgtttatatttgtgattatgtGAATGTTTATAACccgtaaaacaaatttaaaaactgaCAAATGACCTATTGCGACGTGTAATTATTGTTTTTGTCAAAGAGCTAAAATTTGGATGTATTATTAGCTCTTAACTTTATAAAATAGATCTTATCCACGTAATATTAAACCCAAACggccccgtgcgatagcacgggtatcccgctagtatatatatatatatatatatatatatatatatatatatatatatatatatatatatatatatatatatatatatatatatatatatatatatatatatatatatatatatattcagtgGTTATTTTCTCTAAAATTAAACTCTATTGAATACCATATTCGACATGGAACCATACAATTATGCCGGTGAATGTTTAATAGGTATTagtatttcataaaaaaattattggttATTTTGTTGCAAATAAAAACAATGTGAGGGAGTTTAATAAAGGAAATATTTGTACAGTAATACATCTATATCCTTATTTTTAGAAACAAGTAATAGAgagaaaaattatattaatttaaaaaataataataattgaaatttgTTCGTGGTGTGGTTTGAACggtttttacataaaaaaaatcatccgaaacGCAAGAGAAAAAAATCCGCagttcggtttggttcgattgacttttaaaaataaaaccaaatcaaaccaattaGGTTTGGGTTGATTCGGTTAgttcggttttttaaaaaaaattattgagatCAAATACTAATTTGTTGTTAAATTTTGTTGTATCAAATATCTGGCAAGAAACATTGGAATTAAAATCAAGACAAACATCATGACTTATTGgtctatatatacataaatagaGATCATCGTTGCTTGCAATCTAAACAAAGTTAATGCAACAGAATTCCTAACTCCTCTAATCATCCATTTATGCATATTCCCTTCCTCCATAACAAAACTAGCGAGAAAGAAAGAGGTAAACAAACATTTCCACAACAACAACCTCTCTCCCTTCTCTCGCTCTAAGCATTGCAATTACGTAAGGAACCTAGTCATACATATATTATGAATTTCatttgtttgaatgttgcttATATATGTTATTAATCATTagttatttgaattttgaaatcagGCATCATGGTAGCCACGGTTAACCAAATGTCTTTCATTGTGTTAGCCTTTGGCGTCGTGTCATTCCTTTTAGGGGTTATTGGAGAAAACAAGAAGGTAACATAACATCCAAAACAAACATATTGTTACATATTTGTATCCAAATACATGCATTCTGCATGTgcatgtataattttttttttttttgtattgttaCAGCCTGCAGCTGGAAAACCAGTACTTAACGATGATGGTGTTTCCGTTACGTGCCAATATCCATATGATCCAACGGTTGTTTTAGGGTTTCTTTCTGCGGCCTTTCTTATCGCATCCACCGTGGTTGGGTATATCTCTCTATTTTACCCTTACAATGGAAAGCTTGTTCCACAAGGAACTTTATTAAAACATACTCCTTTCACAATATTCTTCAACATCTCATTGTAAGTACTATTTCCTCGTGCCTAATCGAAGTTGTTACATTTCGTTCTTAATTCTTATATTTCGTGAAATGGTTTCTATTTACGTTAGGTTTACTGCTGGATTAGCTGCAATGTTCATATTATGGCCAACGATCACCGAACACATTCACTTGACTCGCAATGTGCATCACGATGTTAACTACGAATGTCCTACGGCTAAAACGGGTCTACTTGGAGGTGGTGCGTTTTTATCTCTTGATTCGTCTCTTCTTTGGTTGGTTGCACTTATGCTAGCTGGGAATGCTCGCGAGGATTATTTTGAACAAGAAGGAAACAAAAGGGAGTTTGAAGCTGATGTAAGCGCTTGATTCAAGTTTGTTTCTGTATTAAGAGAATCAATATGTTGCATCTTGTATCATTCATTAATTACTtgtgtaatttattttaaatggtgTTGAGCAATTCTGTGAAAATAtgaatgtaaatatatttttaatggtTATTTTCTCATATTGAATGTACATGCGCAAATTAAATCAGAAACAAAACGAAATAGTAGTGGAGTAAAACCTTTGAGAGAGCCTATAAAATGTAGGAAGAAATGCAAGATGCTACAGAAACAAGCATGGTGTGGTAGAACAAAATGAAATCACAGACTTGGCAAAGCGGAGAAAGGATAAGTGTCTACTCTTTAAAGTCGATATTGAAAAATGAAATCGCAGACTTGGCAAAGCGGAGAAAGGATAAGTGTCTACTCTTTAAAGTCGATATGAAAAAGTTTGCGATTGCGTGGATTGagattatttgatttatatgatGAGCAGAATGGGTTTTGAGAGAAACTGGATTATAGTTGCATTTTGTTTGTTATTTATATGATGAGCAGAATGGGTTTTGAGAGAAACTGGATTATAGTTGCGTTTTTTGTTCTACCCCGGAAATCATCCAACATCTATTTTTTCAATGTCACTTCACTAAAAATAGTGGTCGAAGTCAGGAGAAATCCCGTGCATCAACGATGAAGATCATCTTACCAGTTTCGCTAGAAATTTCAATGGATAGAACcacaaaaaatcaaaatcattaaTCTGATTGGTCACGGTTTGGTGTATTTGGAACACAAGAAACTCAAAGATCTTCATAAGCGAGGAAGTAAAAAGTAGTGCAGGTCATCAAAACAATTGCGGGGACATGGTTCATTTCAAAGTATATACAAAATCATAGTTGAGCCTTCAAAGACTGGTTGAGATCCGCTGTTATGCTTTAATGGAGGATAGCTACTCCTGGTCTAGTTTTTTTTTGTTCTGGTTTTCTGTCTCATATCATCAGTGTGCAGTGTGCATGCTCTGAAGCATTCTCAGCATACCCGTGGATATCTCCGAACAATAGAGCTGTTACTAGAATCTTTGCCTGGTTTTAGCTTGATGGACTTCGATTGCGATTCGATTAAGAGTTGTTTTTCCTGTTATTGGCAAGAAAGGTCTTCAGATATTTCACAGTTTAAGTTCATCACGTCACCGACTCCATTGCTTTTGGAATCTGATCCACATATGGTTCCATGGTGGAGCCAGGAAATCAATTCTGAAATGGAATGCGGCCCACGTTTCATACCCTTTTTATCCTCATAAAGCCAAAAACATTCTCCTCCCGACTAAAACAAGAAACAAGACACAATCATCAAAATAAGCAACACGAATGTCAAGCTAACTATCAAAGCAGAGAACAGATATAGCACTACCATCTGATAAGAAATAATCCTCCTGAATGCCTCTGAGTTTAAATTCAAATGATTGGATTCCTTAGTGCAGTCATTGACATTTGACTGTGAAACAGACTTTGAATTAGGGTTAACAGCCATAAGAGCAGCAGGCTCACAAGATCTATCTTGCCTATATATTATCATATCCTGAGAAGAATAGGAGCCATTAGTAGACATCATTGTGTCAGCGAAATTTAATGGTACAGGGTTCATTATTGTGCCACTGGTTATAGGATACACAGGAAGCTCAAATGGCTCAATGTAAAGCATACTTCCTAATTGAAGAATAATCATTATAACAAAACATAAAGAACAATGGATTTAGGGTTTCACATGAAAACAAAAAAGTGCTACATAAAATTGGAAGGAAAAGTAGTAGAAAATTCTCTCTTTTCTTCACTGTTGCATCTATCTTGTTTTATTTTCACAGTTATAAGTCGTTAAGTCCCATTGTTTTAAAACAATGGCCGCATCACGGGATAAACATGGAACTTGCAAACATTTTAAAGGCCTTACTTCGACATGAAGAAACCGTATTTTTCTCATCCTTGGGAAAATATTGTTTATAGGAAAGGAATCAGGCAGGTAGTAGAAGCATGATTTATGCCTCACCTAGCAGAATATGCAGCAATAAGATCAACACAAACTCTTTGTAGCAgaaatacacaaaagaaacatACTAAAAAGGAAAGCACATACCATTAATCCATGAACTTGAATCTCTCCTATGTCTACTAAACAAGTGAAGTGCATTTTCTCAACATCTCCTGCAAACCAATAATTGCATCAATGACTTTTCTTGACAGAACCTGATATACTCAAAGTTGAACAACAAGACCGGTCGTGCATTTTGCTCCTTTGAAaacgggtgcagttaccgtgcatagataaaaatctatgcaccgtgcatagattattatggacccttgatcattagatcaaattctaaagatcaattgttattactcaatactcaacacTCACTACTCaaaactcaatactcaccactcaatactcattactcaatactcaatattggtattaaaaacatgatccaatggcttagattgacttatgcatggtgcataaggaaaatccttatgcatattagccaatgcCTTTGAAAACGTAATCATGTGCCtgaaaaatggaaaataaatagTTGAAATCTGATTTATCTTGATGCCCTGGATAGTATGACCAAAACACACATTTACTATTCTTCAATCACCTTCAACTGAGGGACTTTCAAAATATCCGCACTTTCGGCTGCTGCAAGAAGGTTACGCAACTTCACCCTATTTGTTCTTGCAAACCAACCCTTACCATTTGAGAACTGAGATGAATTATTTTCAGAATCCATGCACATACATTAGATCTAGGACATAAATCTGATGACTAGGATTCACCACTCCGTGCCACAGTAACTTGTTTGCTAGCTCCCAGATTTGCACCCTTATTTGAAATTTTCAGAACCAGGGCAGGTTAGAGTATGTCACGTCACACCATCGGTTTTGTGTCTCCTttttcaatttgatgtagtattTGTCGCTGCAAATGGGAATAACAAACCAAAAGCAAAATGAATCAGATCCTGAAAACTATTGAAGACATTCTACAACAAGAATCTAGTAGGAATATGCAATAAACCTACCATCTAGTTTCCCTCTGGAGATACGACCGGTGTTCTTCCTGTGAATGGTGCCATCGGAGTTCTTATTTTTAACATCCTTCATGCCAACTCAAATTCTAGAAAAAGATAAAGTATCTTGTTGTGACTAACCGTATTTTCTTCTTGTTTTGTACCTCGCACGAATTAATTCTTTCCTTGCAATCATCAACAGTTCTTTCAGTCTTTCAGTGCCTCCACACAAATCTAAAGACATCAATTCCCTGGTCTGTAAATCCCTCAATAGCTCTTCGCTTTCAACGTGATAATTTCCGGCACAAAATGAATCAATAAGAACTATGTATATAGAAGTATTAGGCCAGAGATCTCTTAGTTTCATCTCTTCATAAAGTTTAAAAGCAGCTTGAACATCACCATTGGCACAAAGGCCAGATATAAGAACGTTGTATGCAGCAACATCAAGCTTCACATGACACTGTTCCATTACACTCCTCAATTCCAATGCCTTGGCAACATTAGCTTCTTTGAAATAGGTGTGCATTAATGTCGTGAAAGTAGCAACAGTTGGAATGATTCGCATCTCAAGCATGATATCAAGAACGTTAACAGCATTGTCAGTTTTCCTTGAACGTGCAAGCCCTCTAATAATAGCGCTCATAGCAACACCTTGGGAGCCGACCCCGAGTGTTTCCATTTCATGTGTCAGCTCCATTGCTCCTTTTATATTTCCCATTCTACACATGCCCTTAATTAACGAGGTAAATTGTTTACATGTAGGAGCATAACTATTTTCCAACAAGGCATGCAAAATACAATGAGCTTCATCAAAAGCACAAATTCTAATAAATCCATTAAAAAGGGCATTGTATGTATCAACATTAGGAGTAACTCCTAACATACTCATTCGTTTTACCAGATCGAAAGCCGTTTTTATCTCATTCCGTTCACAGAACCTACTAACAAGCATGTTTAATGTAAAACAATCAGCTTTGATACCTTCAACTGTTATCTTTCTTAGAAGTTTTACAGCGACATCTAATGATCCAGATTTCGAAAATCCAAGAATAAGAGAATGCCATGTTAACCTATCAGGCGCACAACCATGCCTGATCATCTTATTGTATAACTGAGAACATCTTGCCATGTCATGCCTCTTTGAATATCCATGCAAGAGAATGTTGTAAGTAGCCAAGTTGAAGCTTAAACTTCTACTCCTCATTGTTGAAAGGACATCATTTACCTTCGACATTTCTCCCTTCCGTGAGTATCGATCCAAGAGAACATTGAATGCAATAGTATCAGGGAGAACACCTTTGTTCAACATATCTTCAAAAATATATAAAGCAACTTTTGAATGTCCTTCCTTAAGAAGACCATCAACTAAACTAGTGTACATTGCATGGTTTGGAGATAATAATCCTTTTTCAATTGCCCTTCCTGACAAAAGAAGTGCAGGGACCATTTTACCCTTCCTGCATAGTCCTGCAATAAGACTGGTGTACGTAAAGCTGTCAGGCACAAAATTATTCATAACCATCTCATCCAGAAGGGTAACTGCATCCGATAAATTTCCTGATCTTGATGTCAAAGTAAGCATCGTGTTGTAGAAAAGATTACCAATGGCATAAGGAATGTTACTAAGTCCACGCAGATATATTTTGGCTTCGTTAATATGTCCGCCAATAAGAAGTCCCTTCAATAGACCCTCATACGTGGACTGACTTGGTAAATGGCCTAGACTATTCATTTTATCAAACATAGCGAACGCTTTTAATGCGTCACCAGAATTTCCATAACTATCTATAATGCAATCAAAAGTAACAGAGTCGGGATCGAGACCCATCCTTCTCATGTGGTCCACAAAATACTCGGCTTCTTCAAGTCTTTTGGATCTACAAAAAGTGGCAACCAACACATTACATGTAAAGTGATCTGAAACATGACCACTGTGGTTCATAACTGCATAAGCATTTAACGCCTCGTTTAGGTTTCCCATCTTGCAGTAGTTGTAGATCAATGTTGAATACAAAGTGCTGTTTGGCGCAAGTCCCGCTTTGTACATTTTACACATTATCTCCTTTGCGTTATTTATCTTCCCCGCCTTAAGAAATCCATTAATGAGTGCCGAAAATGTAACAACATCAGGACTGACAGAAACTTTTAGCATATCCTCCAGCAACTGTACAGCTTCTTCAAGCAGACCGTTCTTACACAATCCATCGATCATTGCTGTATAACTAATATGACTAACTACAACACCATTCATCCTCATTCTCTCAAGAATACTGGAAACCAATCCAAATTCACCATGCTTGGATATCCCATTTAAAAGAGCCCCATATGTCACTTCATCAGGTCTCAAACCATGTGAAACCATCACATCAAAAAGTCTCAAGGCTTCCTCAATGTTGCCGTTGCTACAGTAACCGAAAAGCAAAGTATTGTAAGTAATATTGTTTGGTGACAAGTTACATGACGACATCTCCTCAAAAACTTTTGTAGCAACTCCAATCTTCCCCTCCTTAACAAACCCATTAATAAGGGTATTATATGTGACCACATTAGGGTACACCATACTCTTCCTCATCCTTTTCAATATCAAATAACCTTTTGCACTCCTACCTTTTCTACACAAACTATCTATCAACATATTATATGTACAAACATCAGCCGAAATACCCTTAGATACCATGGAGTCAATAAGCTCGGAAGCTTCCTTATACCTTCCTTTCTTACAATACCAATTAAGCAAAGTATTGTAAGTGACCGCAGTTGGAAAATGACCGGTTTCTTCCATTTTCCTCAAGAGAAATGCAGCGCTTTTAAACTTGCTACGTCCACACAAAGCATTCAACAATATATTGAAAGTGGCAACATTAGGAGAAACCCCGTTGGCAagcatttctttgaaaaatgacCAAAAGAAATCAACTTTCTGGTCCTTCTCCTTCACCAATGAACCTAGCACCATGTTACAAGTGTACACAGACGGGTTGAACCCTCGAGAACCCATTAAGTGAAAAGTCTGAACAGCATCTCCAACCATGTTCTCCCTTAAACAAACCCTAATGAGCAGGTCAAAAACAGCAGGATTTGAATGACAAAAAGGGTATGTCTCCATCAAAGCACTAAAAACATTGTTGAAACCAATAGGCATATGCAACATATGTTTCAATGTTGTTTTGGCAAAACTATACATTCTAGCTCTAACAAGTATATGGGTGGTAGTGGAAATGATATGAGTCAAGTGATTCAACTCCAAATTAGGTTGTTTGATGACCCAATTGAGGAATTTCAAAGCTAACATTCCATGAACAGGTCTAAGAGAACCTAATCTATAATTCATACGATTAAGGGACTCCCAACGGTGTATAGTTAAGAATGTATAAATACTCTTGTCCAtgtcaaaagaaaaacaaatattgATTGTAAAGGTACAAACTTTATACTGAAAATGAGAAACAAAATGGAGAAAAGGTGGGTTTATAGAGGGAAGAGAAGAGGGTTACCTTGAATGATGAAAAATTGAAAGATGAATCATTTGTACTAGAGGGACACGTACCGAAAATTTTAGCGTCTGTCTGCTTATTATGGTTTTCTGTCTAGTACTGCCAACTGAGAATTCTTAATTCATTGGTGTCTGTTTCTTTCCTCACTTCAAAGTCCATGTTTACACTACTCAAGTAAATTTACAATTTCTTTTGGTAATTAGTAACAATTTCTCTATTGCTTtagatatttaattaaatttaagagaaaaaacaaataaataatatttataaaaaaattatttagataGTTAATAAAGTATTATAAGATGATTTTACTTGATTCTAAACAAGAATATCATTAGACCCGACGTGGGAAAAAAAATTTCACGCTCTCTTCTCTCTAATCAAATTTCAGTAACTCAACTCCTCTTTTCTCTCTAAAATCCAATTTCTCCATTGAAATCATGTAGCGTAGCTACTGGGTGGTGTGTTGAGGTCTCTCCTCTACTCCACCTTTTCACCTTTGGGCTGTCTGTTGTGGTTTCTTCGACTTTTTTCCAGTGTTTTCTGGTGACAGTTGGTCCTCTGGTTGTATTCCGGTTGTCCTCCTTTAGGTTGACCGGTTTTGGTTCTTAGTTGTTCCGGTTTGGTTCTGGCGTCGTTCTCTATGGGCGGATCTTCGGATCTGGAGTTGTGGTGTTTCCTTCGGTTTTGGTGGTTTCCGGTTGTGTTCTCTCCGAAACTTTTGCGGAAGCTTCTTCTCTGATGGATCCTTTGTAGGTTTGTGTTTTTGGTGCAGAgtttgttttctaattttttgaTTCTCTAATTATTCCAGATCTGTTGAGATCTGCAGGTTTTAAAATTTTAGGTTTGTCTCTCTGCGCCGACACAATCTTTTATCCGCATCAGTCTTCGTCATTGATGTGGATTTGGTTTTATTTCCGTTTCATTCATTTTGAAGTGGATTGTAAGACTCGAAAGAGTCGTTTTACTTGCTAGTTTTTTAACAGGAGCTGTTGGTTCGTGAATTAGGACGTGTTGGTGGTTGGTTCATACACCATGTTGAAAAGTGAATGTTCACACTCGACACTTTCTTTTGCTATTCGGTTTCGTGCCCGTAAGCGGATTCGTTGGATAGTATTCGGTCATGTGTGCATTTTTACTTTAGTTTGTTTTGATATATTTGTAGACCCTTTCGggttgtttttgttgattgaCTGAGTTTTAGTTTATATCCCCTCAGTCCGTTGTAATCTCTTTTAATTCCATATATATTAGCCTTTATTTAAAAAAGTATTATAAGTTCAATGACCTGTTCATAAGAGTTAAAAAGTATAATTTGattaaacatatatttaatttatatatttaatttataggattaattttagaaataaataaaattgaaaaatatataatGTAATTAATATGTGATAATTTTTTTTACGATGTTCTGTTTGGGAACCAGaattttagaaataaataaaattgaaaaaatatataatgtaATAAAATGTTTAAAATATCATAAACCAGTATCTCTGTAATGTGTATCATTTTTTATATAGGTGGTGAAAGTGGTAAAGGGGGTGAAGGCGGTGGTTTATTGATATAAGCATCTTTGATATAACTTCTTTATGATTATAAAATTGGAGACTCTAAAAAAAGTGTGTCGACATGTTCGAAATAGGATGAAGACTGTTTAGTTGAATTATCACTGGGTGTTAGTTTGACCTTCTTAATAATACCCTTTATTTTTACTGGTTCCGCAAGTGGTTTGAAATCTGTTGTTTCTAGATAAGAAATCTTACTCGGTTACTTTTTTATGTGAAGTTTCATGTTACCATCAACTTTCAAAAATCCATCTTTAATGACCTCTTGTTATGTCATGATAGGTATATTTGACTTACTCTCCTTCaccacaccatcatcatcaaaccaGAATCTTTTTTAGTGTAAATAAACCTCATTCATATGTATGAAGGTATCAAATTTcatccttttgaaaattaaacAAGCACATTGAAAACTATATGTCCTCCTATGTGTACAACCATACTTTGAGTTATCTTAACCCAATTTCTATGCTCGCTTAGTTTCATGATAAATACAACTCAGTAACTAGATATATACTCCTTCCCTAataaattataaacaaattttactttttaaattcattaaataattgATATATCTGATCTAtatgattcattgaataattagtatatttgatttatatatagATCGAATACatcaattattcaataaatttaaaaaatcaaatttgttTATAATTTG from Vicia villosa cultivar HV-30 ecotype Madison, WI linkage group LG4, Vvil1.0, whole genome shotgun sequence encodes the following:
- the LOC131596210 gene encoding uncharacterized protein LOC131596210, which translates into the protein MVATVNQMSFIVLAFGVVSFLLGVIGENKKPAAGKPVLNDDGVSVTCQYPYDPTVVLGFLSAAFLIASTVVGYISLFYPYNGKLVPQGTLLKHTPFTIFFNISLFTAGLAAMFILWPTITEHIHLTRNVHHDVNYECPTAKTGLLGGGAFLSLDSSLLWLVALMLAGNAREDYFEQEGNKREFEADVSA
- the LOC131596209 gene encoding pentatricopeptide repeat-containing protein At5g55840, whose protein sequence is MDKSIYTFLTIHRWESLNRMNYRLGSLRPVHGMLALKFLNWVIKQPNLELNHLTHIISTTTHILVRARMYSFAKTTLKHMLHMPIGFNNVFSALMETYPFCHSNPAVFDLLIRVCLRENMVGDAVQTFHLMGSRGFNPSVYTCNMVLGSLVKEKDQKVDFFWSFFKEMLANGVSPNVATFNILLNALCGRSKFKSAAFLLRKMEETGHFPTAVTYNTLLNWYCKKGRYKEASELIDSMVSKGISADVCTYNMLIDSLCRKGRSAKGYLILKRMRKSMVYPNVVTYNTLINGFVKEGKIGVATKVFEEMSSCNLSPNNITYNTLLFGYCSNGNIEEALRLFDVMVSHGLRPDEVTYGALLNGISKHGEFGLVSSILERMRMNGVVVSHISYTAMIDGLCKNGLLEEAVQLLEDMLKVSVSPDVVTFSALINGFLKAGKINNAKEIMCKMYKAGLAPNSTLYSTLIYNYCKMGNLNEALNAYAVMNHSGHVSDHFTCNVLVATFCRSKRLEEAEYFVDHMRRMGLDPDSVTFDCIIDSYGNSGDALKAFAMFDKMNSLGHLPSQSTYEGLLKGLLIGGHINEAKIYLRGLSNIPYAIGNLFYNTMLTLTSRSGNLSDAVTLLDEMVMNNFVPDSFTYTSLIAGLCRKGKMVPALLLSGRAIEKGLLSPNHAMYTSLVDGLLKEGHSKVALYIFEDMLNKGVLPDTIAFNVLLDRYSRKGEMSKVNDVLSTMRSRSLSFNLATYNILLHGYSKRHDMARCSQLYNKMIRHGCAPDRLTWHSLILGFSKSGSLDVAVKLLRKITVEGIKADCFTLNMLVSRFCERNEIKTAFDLVKRMSMLGVTPNVDTYNALFNGFIRICAFDEAHCILHALLENSYAPTCKQFTSLIKGMCRMGNIKGAMELTHEMETLGVGSQGVAMSAIIRGLARSRKTDNAVNVLDIMLEMRIIPTVATFTTLMHTYFKEANVAKALELRSVMEQCHVKLDVAAYNVLISGLCANGDVQAAFKLYEEMKLRDLWPNTSIYIVLIDSFCAGNYHVESEELLRDLQTRELMSLDLCGGTERLKELLMIARKELIRARYKTRRKYGRTPVVSPEGN